The following proteins come from a genomic window of Acidobacteriota bacterium:
- a CDS encoding TIGR01777 family oxidoreductase yields EDLRASRLDPTTTLANAIRQAERPPSLLINASAVGFYGDRGEESLDEASSSGEGFLAELSQDWETAALAARSEDTRVVLLRLGMVLAQEGALEKMLTPFKLGLGGPVGSGRQFWPWIGVDDVSGIVEFILGQPEIEGPVNVVAPQETRCSEFARTLGRALSRPAILPAPAFAVRLALGEMADSLLLSSQRVRPALLEEAGYEYRAPTLDIALRTALKTS; encoded by the coding sequence GGAGGATCTCAGAGCGAGCCGGCTCGACCCAACCACAACGCTGGCCAACGCTATTCGGCAGGCGGAGCGGCCGCCCTCCCTGCTCATCAATGCATCCGCGGTCGGTTTCTACGGAGATCGTGGAGAGGAGTCTCTCGACGAAGCCTCATCGTCCGGAGAGGGCTTCCTCGCCGAGCTTTCGCAAGACTGGGAGACCGCGGCCCTGGCCGCGCGATCGGAAGACACCCGGGTGGTTCTCCTACGCCTGGGCATGGTGCTGGCGCAGGAGGGTGCGCTCGAAAAGATGCTGACCCCGTTCAAGCTCGGGCTCGGGGGACCGGTCGGTTCCGGCCGCCAGTTCTGGCCATGGATCGGGGTCGACGACGTGAGCGGTATCGTCGAGTTCATCCTCGGCCAACCCGAGATCGAAGGTCCGGTCAACGTCGTCGCCCCTCAGGAAACCAGGTGCTCCGAATTTGCCCGCACCCTCGGACGCGCACTCTCTCGACCGGCGATCTTGCCTGCACCCGCCTTTGCGGTGAGACTTGCTCTGGGCGAAATGGCTGACTCCTTGCTCCTCTCGTCGCAACGCGTCCGGCCAGCATTGCTCGAAGAAGCAGGCTACGAGTACAGGGCACCGACGTTGGACATCGCTCTTCGAACAGCCCTAAAAACATCATGA